The following proteins come from a genomic window of Lycium ferocissimum isolate CSIRO_LF1 chromosome 4, AGI_CSIRO_Lferr_CH_V1, whole genome shotgun sequence:
- the LOC132053894 gene encoding LOW QUALITY PROTEIN: tetrahydroberberine oxidase-like (The sequence of the model RefSeq protein was modified relative to this genomic sequence to represent the inferred CDS: deleted 1 base in 1 codon), with protein sequence MGPHISLVSFLLVLFVFSSTSWATLVDNHEEFIRCLSNCNQTSSVYTPNNSSYSSILQFSIQNLRFNTTKTPKPLVIVTPTSESEVQQVIICAKKTGMHIRVRGGGHDYEGLSYVTEVPFVIIDLIEHRAINVNVNDKSAWVEAGATNGELYYRIAEKSKTLGFPAGVCPTVGVGGHFSGGGYGLMLRKYGIAADNIVDARLIDANGRILDRVSMGEDLFWAIRGGGGNSFGLVLSWKIKLVDVPEKVTVFTLDKTLEQNATKLVHKWQYVGSRFHEDLFIRILISRLNSSSQGGNNNQTIIASFNSMFLGEIDRLLPIMQENFPELGLRREECIEMSWIESTLYFAGFSRGESLDVLLNRTQLSSRYFKAKSDYVYQPIPEGGLEGIWRLFFEDEAASAQMILSPYGGRMNEIASSSIPFPHRAGNLYKIQHLVYWDEEGEEVAEKHISWIRRLYSYMTPFVSMFPRAAYINYRDLDIGVNNIKGYTSYLQAKVWGTKYFKNNFNRLVFVKTKVDPSNFFRNKQSIPSIHLLPLYNYLVEDKGE encoded by the exons ATTTCTTTGGTTTCCTTTCTTTTAGTACTATTTGTTTTCTCATCAACTTCATGGGCAACTTTAGTTGATAATCATGAAGAATTCATCCGATGTCTATCTAATTGTAACCAAACCTCATCCGTTTACACCCCAAATAACTCTTCTTATTCATCGATTCTTCAATTCTCCATACAAAACTTAAGGTTCAACACCACTAAAACTCCAAAACCTCTTGTAATTGTGACCCCAACTAGTGAATCAGAGGTCCAACAAGTCATTATTTGTGCTAAGAAAACTGGGATGCACATTAGGGTTCGTGGAGGAGGACATGACTATGAAGGCCTTTCTTATGTCACTGAGGTTCCATTTGTTATAATTGATCTTATAGAACATAGAGCAATCAATGTTAATGTCAATGACAAGAGTGCATGGGTTGAAGCTGGAGCAACTAATGGTGAACTCTATTATAGAATCGCGGAGAAAAGCAAAACCTTAGGGTTTCCAGCTGGTGTATGTCCGACAGTTGGTGTTGGTGGACATTTTAGTGGAGGTGGTTATGGTCTTATGTTGAGAAAATATGGCATAGCTGCAGATAACATTGTAGATGCACGATTGATCGACGCGAATGGGAGGATTCTTGATAGGGTTTCCATGGGGGAAGATCTCTTTTGGGCAATTAGAGGAGGTGGAGGTAATAGCTTTGGGCTTGTTCTTTCATGGAAGATCAAATTAGTAGATGTTCCCGAGAAAGTAACTGTTTTCACACTTGACAAGACATTGGAACAAAATGCCACAAAGCTTGTACATAAGTGGCAATATGTTGGTTCAAGATTCCATGAAGATTTGTTCATTAGGATCTTGATTAGTAGATTGAACTCAAGTAGTCAAGGTggtaacaacaaccaaacaattATAGCTTCATTCAACTCCATGTTCCTCGGCGAAATTGACCGACTACTTCCCATCATGCAAGAAAATTTTCCTGAACTAGGGTTGAGAAGAGAAGAATGCATTGAAATGAGCTGGATAGAGTCTACATTATACTTTGCAGGATTCTCGAGAGGTGAATCTCTTGATGTCTTGCTAAATAGGACTCAGCTTTCGAGT CGATACTTCAAGGCAAAATCAGACTACGTGTATCAACCAATCCCAGAGGGAGGTCTCGAAGGAATTTGGAGATTGTTCTTTGAAGATGAAGCCGCATCAGCACAAATGATCTTGAGTCCATATGGTGGGAGGATGAATGAGATTGCATCATCTTCTATTCCATTCCCCCATAGAGCTGGAAATTTATACAAAATCCAACATTTGGTGTATtgggatgaagaaggagaagaagtaGCTGAAAAACATATAAGTTGGATAAGAAGGCTTTATTCTTACATGACTCCTTTTGTTTCTATGTTTCCAAGAGCTGCTTATATCAACTATAGGGATCTTGATATTGGTGTGAACAACATCAAGGGATATACAAGCTATCTACAAGCTAAGGTTTGGGGGACTAAGTATTTCAAGAATAATTTTAATAGATTGGTTTTTGTGAAGACTAAGGTTGATCCTTCAAACTTCTTTAGGAATAAACAAAGCATTCCTTCAATTCACTTATTGCCATTATATAATTACTTGGTGGAAGACAAAGGTGAATGA